A section of the Sedimentisphaera cyanobacteriorum genome encodes:
- a CDS encoding RluA family pseudouridine synthase has product MNTSEKHRNQTDIEDNQIWTPEGRFANATELQILLDNYQGGEQICLKVGPNLKFRRIDQYMSTRFNCFSRTLVQRLIRSGEILVNAEPVKISHRLNQDDIIQITLPPPVDQEVVPEDIPVDILYEDDDIIVVNKMPWMVVHPARCYKSGTLVNALAYHCKTLSSGSEKMRPGIVHRLDKNTTGCIIVAKNDDAQYNLAQQFKNRSTKKKYLAVVHGTPELDSDMIKNMIGPHPTVREKFAVRSEEGKKAITVYKVLERFNGYAYVEIDIHTGRTHQIRVHMSHLGYPIVADRIYGGKVVYPWQIKNELPSPQDILINRQALHAGWLEINHPRTGERMSFEAPLYQDMASLLDMLRTYR; this is encoded by the coding sequence ATGAATACCAGCGAAAAGCATCGCAATCAGACAGATATAGAAGACAACCAGATTTGGACGCCTGAAGGCAGGTTTGCTAACGCTACTGAGCTCCAGATTCTTTTGGATAATTACCAGGGCGGCGAGCAGATCTGCCTCAAGGTAGGTCCGAATCTCAAATTCCGGCGTATAGACCAGTATATGAGCACACGGTTCAACTGCTTTTCAAGGACTCTAGTTCAAAGGCTGATTCGTTCAGGAGAGATTCTTGTCAACGCCGAGCCGGTAAAGATATCTCACCGCCTTAATCAGGATGATATAATTCAAATTACTCTGCCTCCTCCTGTAGATCAGGAAGTTGTGCCTGAAGATATACCTGTTGACATTCTCTATGAAGATGATGATATAATCGTAGTGAATAAAATGCCGTGGATGGTGGTGCACCCTGCGAGGTGCTACAAGTCCGGCACTCTTGTAAATGCCCTTGCATACCACTGCAAAACGCTTTCTTCCGGCAGTGAGAAGATGCGTCCCGGGATAGTACACAGGCTGGATAAAAACACTACGGGCTGCATTATCGTTGCTAAAAACGACGATGCCCAGTACAACCTTGCCCAGCAGTTCAAGAACCGCTCTACAAAGAAAAAATACCTTGCTGTAGTGCACGGCACCCCTGAGCTCGACAGCGATATGATAAAGAATATGATCGGCCCGCACCCAACAGTTCGTGAGAAATTCGCCGTCCGTTCAGAAGAGGGGAAAAAGGCTATTACGGTTTATAAGGTGCTTGAGAGGTTCAACGGCTATGCGTATGTGGAAATAGACATACACACAGGCAGAACGCATCAGATTCGCGTTCATATGTCTCATTTGGGCTATCCGATAGTTGCAGACCGTATATACGGCGGGAAGGTTGTTTACCCTTGGCAGATTAAGAATGAACTGCCGAGCCCGCAGGATATTCTGATTAACCGCCAAGCCCTCCATGCAGGCTGGCTCGAGATAAACCACCCCCGAACTGGGGAGAGGATGAGCTTCGAGGCGCCGTTATATCAGGATATGGCCAGCCTTCTCGATATGCTCAGAACATACCGCTGA
- a CDS encoding tetratricopeptide repeat protein: MDSEERHELKRNDFEEFIKKAPGFIKKYIREIISICLIVAAGIMWLAKEEPVRPDVKQQAAVNDIFQQVNTKLGEIRQGEAEPSALDPLIEDAISKADNLTSPVQRGFAYVKAADAMRASIWKQGAEKNEINEALEMYKKAEKTAQEDPLVDGMAKFGIALCRIDLEQFDQASNILGKLVTSEKYADTALPKLAEKRLKFISDLKTDFNFAENAPEQENEQSS; this comes from the coding sequence ATGGATTCTGAAGAACGCCATGAGTTAAAGCGTAACGATTTTGAGGAATTTATCAAAAAAGCGCCTGGGTTTATAAAGAAATATATAAGGGAAATAATCAGCATTTGCCTTATAGTGGCAGCGGGAATTATGTGGCTTGCCAAGGAAGAGCCTGTAAGGCCGGATGTTAAGCAGCAGGCGGCGGTTAATGATATATTCCAGCAGGTTAATACCAAACTCGGCGAAATCAGGCAGGGTGAGGCAGAGCCAAGCGCTCTGGACCCGCTGATAGAAGATGCGATCTCTAAGGCAGATAATCTCACCTCTCCCGTGCAGAGGGGGTTTGCTTACGTTAAGGCCGCTGATGCGATGCGTGCTTCAATCTGGAAACAGGGAGCAGAAAAAAACGAGATAAATGAGGCGCTCGAGATGTACAAAAAGGCCGAAAAAACTGCTCAAGAAGACCCGCTTGTGGACGGGATGGCCAAATTTGGAATCGCCCTTTGCAGGATAGACCTTGAACAGTTTGATCAGGCTTCAAACATCCTCGGCAAGCTCGTTACGAGCGAGAAATATGCCGATACGGCTTTACCTAAGCTTGCTGAGAAAAGATTAAAATTCATTTCAGATTTGAAAACCGATTTCAATTTTGCTGAAAATGCTCCTGAGCAGGAAAATGAACAAAGTTCCTGA